A part of Gramella sp. MAR_2010_147 genomic DNA contains:
- a CDS encoding NADH:ubiquinone reductase (Na(+)-transporting) subunit B, with amino-acid sequence MEWIRQRLDKIKEPFSKGQKLEKYAPAVNALDTFLFTPNHTTKKGAHIRDAVDLKRTMITVVLALVPALIFGMWNGGYQYLHQLPEYADGVPFIDAFLEGALKIIPMIAVSYGVGLGIEFAFAIFRGHEVNEGYLVTGLLIPMIMPIDIPLWMVGLSVVFAVLIGKEAFGGTGMNILNPALTARAFAFFAYPTFMSGNSVWVSNAYEVDAVSGETILGSLASGNEVSYSAMDMFSGMIPGSIAETSVICILAGALLLVLTKVGSWRIILSAFIGAALMGLIFNALPSMGLEGNALTNFPWYLHLIVGGLAFGIVFMATDPVSAAQTMKGKWIYGFLVGFLSVMIRVFNPAYPEGVMLGILLMNVFAPTIDHYVVQANVNRRKKRLKNANPQVETAV; translated from the coding sequence ATGGAATGGATTAGACAAAGATTAGATAAAATCAAGGAGCCTTTTAGCAAAGGACAAAAACTGGAAAAATATGCTCCAGCAGTGAATGCGCTGGATACTTTCCTTTTTACTCCTAATCATACAACAAAAAAAGGAGCGCACATTCGTGATGCGGTAGATCTTAAAAGAACCATGATTACTGTGGTGCTTGCTCTTGTTCCGGCACTTATCTTCGGAATGTGGAATGGAGGATATCAGTATCTACATCAGTTACCAGAATATGCAGATGGTGTTCCCTTTATAGATGCCTTTTTGGAAGGAGCTCTAAAGATAATCCCTATGATCGCAGTTTCATACGGAGTTGGTTTAGGTATTGAATTCGCCTTTGCGATATTCAGAGGTCATGAAGTTAACGAGGGTTATTTAGTAACCGGATTGCTTATTCCTATGATCATGCCTATAGATATTCCGCTTTGGATGGTAGGTTTGTCAGTAGTATTTGCGGTACTTATTGGTAAGGAAGCTTTTGGAGGAACCGGAATGAATATTCTGAATCCTGCACTTACAGCTCGTGCTTTTGCCTTTTTCGCGTATCCTACTTTCATGTCTGGAAATTCGGTATGGGTTAGTAATGCTTACGAGGTTGATGCGGTTTCAGGTGAAACCATCTTAGGTAGTCTTGCTTCGGGGAATGAGGTTTCTTATTCTGCTATGGATATGTTCTCAGGGATGATTCCTGGATCTATTGCCGAGACATCAGTAATATGTATTCTTGCGGGAGCCTTACTTCTAGTGCTGACAAAAGTAGGTAGCTGGAGAATTATATTGAGTGCCTTTATAGGTGCTGCGCTTATGGGACTTATATTTAATGCACTTCCGTCTATGGGACTTGAAGGGAATGCATTAACAAACTTTCCTTGGTACTTACACTTGATAGTTGGTGGACTTGCTTTTGGTATTGTTTTTATGGCAACCGATCCTGTTTCCGCAGCTCAGACGATGAAGGGGAAATGGATCTACGGATTCCTGGTTGGGTTCTTATCAGTAATGATTCGTGTGTTCAATCCGGCCTATCCTGAAGGAGTGATGTTGGGAATTCTATTAATGAATGTATTCGCTCCAACGATAGATCATTATGTGGTACAGGCTAATGTGAACAGAAGAAAGAAAAGACTTAAGAATGCTAATCCTCAGGTAGAAACAGCAGTTTAG
- the nqrF gene encoding NADH:ubiquinone reductase (Na(+)-transporting) subunit F: MTVIIASVVVFLVLILLLVSILLGAKAKLTPSGPVTINVNNEKDIEVGSGGTLLSTLGDNKLFLPSACGGGGTCIQCKCIVQDGGGAILPTEEPHFTRKEIADGWRLGCQVKVKQDMKITIPEEVFGIKKWDATVVRNYNVASFIKEFVVEIPEVMDYKAGGYIQIEIPKTEVKFEDMDITAHPEEHETPDKFKAEWDKFKLWPLVMKNPEVVERAYSMASYPAEGREIMLNVRIATPPFDRAKDGWMDVNPGVASSYIFSLKKGDKVVISGPYGEFFINESDAEMLYVGGGAGMAPMRSHLYHLFRTLKTGRKVTYWYGGRSKRELFYSEHFRALERDFPNFKFYLALSEPAEEDNWKVKSSLDDEGDGFVGFIHQVVIDNYLSHHEEPEEIELYFCGPPLMNKAVQKMGEDFGIPPENIRFDDFGG, from the coding sequence ATGACAGTTATAATAGCGAGTGTAGTAGTTTTTTTAGTACTGATATTGTTATTGGTATCCATCCTTTTGGGAGCCAAGGCAAAACTGACCCCATCCGGTCCGGTAACTATCAATGTTAATAATGAAAAAGATATCGAAGTAGGTTCTGGTGGAACTTTGCTTTCAACTCTTGGAGATAATAAATTATTTCTTCCTTCTGCCTGTGGTGGAGGTGGAACCTGTATCCAGTGTAAGTGTATCGTACAGGACGGTGGTGGTGCAATTCTTCCTACCGAAGAGCCGCATTTTACCAGAAAAGAGATTGCAGACGGCTGGAGACTTGGTTGCCAGGTGAAGGTAAAGCAGGATATGAAAATTACCATTCCTGAAGAAGTATTCGGAATTAAGAAATGGGATGCTACCGTTGTTAGAAATTATAACGTTGCCTCATTTATTAAGGAATTTGTTGTTGAAATTCCTGAAGTGATGGACTACAAGGCCGGTGGTTATATTCAAATTGAAATTCCTAAAACGGAAGTGAAGTTTGAAGATATGGATATTACTGCTCACCCTGAAGAGCATGAAACTCCGGATAAATTTAAGGCTGAGTGGGATAAATTCAAATTATGGCCACTGGTTATGAAAAACCCTGAAGTAGTGGAAAGAGCTTATTCTATGGCTTCTTACCCTGCAGAAGGTCGTGAGATCATGTTGAATGTACGTATTGCAACTCCGCCTTTTGATAGAGCAAAAGATGGGTGGATGGATGTTAATCCTGGTGTTGCGTCTTCTTATATCTTCAGCCTGAAAAAAGGAGATAAAGTAGTTATTTCAGGACCTTATGGTGAGTTCTTCATTAATGAGAGTGATGCTGAAATGCTATACGTAGGTGGTGGAGCTGGAATGGCACCAATGAGATCACACTTATATCATTTATTCAGAACACTTAAAACCGGTAGAAAAGTAACTTACTGGTACGGTGGTAGATCTAAGCGTGAATTATTCTATTCTGAACACTTTAGAGCTTTAGAAAGAGACTTCCCGAACTTTAAATTTTACCTGGCCCTTTCTGAGCCAGCTGAAGAAGATAACTGGAAAGTAAAATCCAGTCTTGATGATGAAGGTGATGGATTTGTAGGATTTATTCACCAGGTGGTAATAGATAACTATTTATCACATCACGAAGAACCGGAAGAAATTGAATTATATTTCTGTGGACCTCCATTGATGAACAAAGCAGTTCAGAAAATGGGTGAGGATTTCGGGATACCACCAGAGAATATCAGATTTGATGACTTTGGAGGATAA
- the nqrE gene encoding NADH:ubiquinone reductase (Na(+)-transporting) subunit E — protein MELVNLFVRSIFIENMIFAYFLGMCSYLAVSKTVKTAVGLGAAVIFVLVVTVPINFLLDNYLLKPGALSWLGAEYANVDLSFLSFIMFIAVIASMVQLVEMIVEKFAPALYGALGIFLPLIAVNCAILGGSLFMQQKDFGGISEAVTYGLGSGIGWFLAILAIAAIREKIAYSNVPAPLKGLGITFIITGLMALGFMSFMGIKL, from the coding sequence ATGGAATTAGTTAATCTATTTGTAAGAAGTATTTTCATTGAAAATATGATATTCGCCTACTTCCTGGGAATGTGTTCCTACCTGGCGGTATCAAAAACTGTAAAGACAGCTGTTGGTTTAGGTGCTGCAGTAATATTTGTATTGGTAGTTACTGTACCAATTAACTTTTTACTTGACAATTACCTTTTGAAGCCCGGAGCCCTTAGCTGGTTAGGTGCTGAATATGCGAACGTAGATCTTAGCTTCCTGAGCTTTATCATGTTTATTGCGGTAATCGCATCTATGGTGCAGCTGGTAGAAATGATCGTTGAGAAATTCGCTCCTGCACTTTACGGTGCTTTAGGTATTTTCCTCCCTCTTATTGCGGTAAACTGTGCGATCCTTGGTGGGTCATTGTTTATGCAGCAAAAAGATTTTGGTGGTATTTCTGAAGCGGTAACTTACGGTTTGGGAAGTGGTATTGGATGGTTCCTTGCAATTCTAGCGATTGCGGCCATTAGAGAAAAAATTGCATACTCAAATGTGCCTGCTCCATTAAAAGGTCTTGGTATTACTTTTATCATTACCGGATTAATGGCATTAGGTTTTATGAGTTTCATGGGAATTAAATTATAA
- a CDS encoding Na(+)-translocating NADH-quinone reductase subunit C, producing MEEKSVNKTNSNGYTFMFAVILVVVVASVLAFTATSLQPTQRENVRQEKMQNILATVGIETDRPGAEKLYNQYIVEELALDQNGEVDESKNAFEVDLAKELKKPVEEQTFPLYIAEVEGKKYYVLPLRGNGLWNAIFGYISLKDDVNTIKGATFDHLGETPGLGAEITKEWFKKSFEEEKIFDDSGNLVGVSVVKGNIDASDKEDNKVDAISGATITGDGVSNMISERLKRYLPFFEKQTDIKVAIK from the coding sequence ATGGAAGAGAAATCAGTAAATAAAACAAACAGTAACGGCTATACATTTATGTTCGCCGTGATCCTTGTGGTGGTGGTAGCTTCGGTACTTGCTTTTACAGCGACTTCTTTGCAGCCAACACAACGTGAAAACGTGCGTCAGGAAAAGATGCAAAATATTCTTGCGACCGTAGGAATTGAAACAGATCGCCCGGGAGCTGAAAAATTATACAACCAGTATATAGTTGAAGAACTTGCGTTAGATCAGAATGGTGAAGTAGACGAGTCTAAGAATGCTTTTGAGGTAGATTTAGCGAAAGAATTGAAGAAACCGGTAGAAGAGCAGACTTTCCCGCTTTACATCGCGGAAGTTGAGGGTAAGAAATATTATGTACTTCCTTTAAGAGGTAACGGATTATGGAACGCGATCTTTGGTTACATATCTTTAAAAGATGATGTAAATACTATAAAAGGAGCAACTTTTGATCACCTTGGAGAAACTCCTGGTCTTGGTGCTGAGATTACTAAAGAATGGTTCAAAAAATCATTTGAGGAAGAGAAGATCTTTGACGATAGCGGCAACCTGGTAGGTGTTTCTGTAGTAAAAGGAAATATAGATGCTTCAGATAAGGAAGATAATAAAGTAGATGCGATTTCTGGAGCAACGATTACCGGAGATGGAGTATCTAATATGATCTCAGAAAGGTTAAAGCGTTATTTGCCTTTTTTCGAAAAGCAAACAGATATTAAAGTAGCAATAAAATAA
- a CDS encoding DUF5103 domain-containing protein — translation MKVFLFILFLTATPITGFCQIAEETPPPTFIRTIIFKGDSVENTGNPIIRFGSKISLRFDDIIGDEADYYYTIEHYNFDWTPSQLSKNEYMEGFDDVRITQYTNALNTLQPFTHYELSIPNNNVKQLKVSGNYLLKVFNSSRELLFSRKFMVYEPIAQVSAEIKRSRDLNFIDEKQVVNFSVNSPDLLLKNPDMNVKVSVIQNFNQKLAITHLKPQYTIANELIYRYDSESSFWGGNEFLQFDNKEIRVTTSDIASVELGELYHHYLFLDFTRKNEPYTYNPDINGGFVIRNIQAQNSDIEAEYVWMHFRLKNYDIIEGGEIHMYGGFNNFELDKSTLMTYNEETGYYEGARLFKQGFYNYKYVLLNKDGSIDDGFISGNFDETENTYTIMVYYSPPGARYDRLIGVGYANSRNIRN, via the coding sequence ATGAAAGTTTTTCTATTCATCTTGTTTTTAACAGCAACTCCTATTACAGGCTTTTGCCAGATCGCTGAAGAGACCCCTCCCCCTACCTTTATAAGGACTATTATTTTTAAAGGTGACTCTGTTGAAAATACAGGAAATCCAATTATTAGATTTGGCAGTAAAATTAGCCTCCGTTTTGACGATATTATAGGTGATGAAGCTGATTATTACTACACTATAGAACATTATAATTTTGACTGGACTCCCAGCCAGCTTTCTAAGAATGAATATATGGAGGGCTTTGACGATGTTAGAATCACGCAGTATACAAACGCACTAAATACACTTCAACCTTTTACGCATTACGAATTATCTATACCTAACAATAATGTAAAACAGCTAAAGGTTTCTGGTAATTATCTTTTGAAAGTTTTCAATTCCAGCCGTGAGCTTCTATTCTCCAGGAAATTTATGGTATATGAACCCATAGCTCAGGTTAGTGCTGAAATTAAAAGATCAAGAGACCTCAACTTCATAGACGAGAAACAGGTAGTAAATTTCAGTGTGAATTCCCCCGATCTACTTTTAAAGAATCCCGATATGAATGTAAAAGTGAGTGTGATTCAAAATTTCAATCAAAAACTTGCTATTACCCATTTAAAACCTCAATACACCATTGCGAACGAACTTATTTATAGATACGATAGCGAATCTTCATTCTGGGGAGGTAATGAATTTCTGCAATTTGATAATAAAGAAATAAGAGTAACCACTTCAGATATTGCCAGTGTAGAATTAGGTGAGCTCTATCACCATTACCTTTTTCTGGATTTCACAAGGAAAAATGAACCCTACACCTATAATCCTGACATTAATGGAGGATTTGTAATTAGAAATATTCAGGCACAAAATTCAGATATCGAAGCAGAGTATGTCTGGATGCATTTTCGTTTGAAGAATTACGATATTATTGAAGGTGGTGAAATACATATGTATGGGGGATTCAATAATTTTGAATTAGACAAGAGCACGTTGATGACTTACAATGAAGAGACCGGTTATTACGAGGGAGCCAGACTTTTTAAACAGGGTTTTTACAATTATAAATATGTGCTTTTAAACAAAGACGGTAGTATTGATGACGGTTTTATAAGTGGAAATTTTGATGAGACCGAAAACACCTATACCATTATGGTATACTACAGCCCTCCAGGTGCCAGGTACGATAGGCTAATAGGTGTTGGATATGCTAATTCCCGAAATATTCGAAACTAA
- a CDS encoding Na(+)-translocating NADH-quinone reductase subunit A, with amino-acid sequence MSKDIRIKRGLSLRLEGEADKELVKAPRSKTYAIKPPDFHTVVPKMVVKEGAKLLAGDEIFYSKYTDQVRFTTPVSGILKEIKRGDKRKILEVIIEADADDAYRDFGKMNASSADAKDVKERILESGCGAFIYQRPYDIVADPKDTPKAIFISAVTTAPLAADKGFIIKDKVEAFQEGINALKKLTPGKVHLSVDDSSAEYLKNIQGVELHHVKGEHPAGNVGVQIHKIDPLNRGERIWTVGVEDVAIIGDVFLTGEYRANRTVAVTGSEAKDRKYYQTVIGANVSDLIGQAPDSVRIISGDVLTGTQLSNNQYLGFFENEVTLIPEGDNYRMFGWLPFTYNHIHSNSKTSLSWLFPKRKFTPTTNLNGEERALVVTGEMEEVLPMDVYPMQLIKACMAGDIEKMENLGIYEVAPEDFALVEYVNTSKIEIQEVIRLGLDLMITEVG; translated from the coding sequence ATGTCAAAAGACATTCGAATTAAAAGAGGATTATCTCTACGATTAGAAGGGGAGGCGGATAAAGAGCTTGTCAAGGCTCCACGATCTAAGACTTACGCGATCAAACCGCCAGATTTTCACACTGTTGTACCTAAAATGGTTGTTAAAGAAGGAGCAAAACTTCTTGCCGGTGATGAGATTTTCTATTCAAAATATACAGATCAAGTTCGCTTTACAACACCTGTAAGTGGTATTCTTAAAGAAATCAAAAGAGGGGATAAGAGAAAGATCCTTGAAGTGATTATCGAGGCAGACGCTGATGATGCTTACCGTGATTTTGGTAAAATGAATGCATCCAGTGCTGATGCTAAAGATGTAAAGGAGCGAATTCTTGAAAGCGGTTGTGGTGCCTTTATCTATCAGCGACCTTATGATATTGTTGCCGATCCTAAAGACACTCCAAAAGCTATTTTTATTTCAGCCGTAACTACGGCACCTCTTGCAGCCGATAAAGGTTTTATCATTAAAGATAAAGTAGAGGCTTTTCAGGAAGGTATTAATGCTTTGAAGAAATTAACTCCGGGAAAAGTTCATCTTTCAGTAGATGATAGTTCAGCTGAGTATTTGAAAAATATTCAGGGTGTTGAATTGCATCATGTAAAAGGAGAGCATCCTGCAGGAAATGTGGGTGTTCAAATTCATAAGATAGATCCACTTAACAGAGGGGAACGTATCTGGACTGTTGGAGTTGAAGACGTTGCTATTATCGGTGATGTTTTTCTAACTGGTGAGTATCGTGCAAATCGTACAGTTGCCGTAACAGGAAGTGAAGCAAAAGACAGAAAATATTATCAAACTGTTATTGGAGCAAATGTTTCAGACCTGATTGGTCAGGCTCCAGATAGTGTTCGAATAATATCTGGAGACGTGCTAACCGGAACTCAGCTTTCCAATAACCAGTATCTCGGATTTTTTGAGAATGAAGTAACATTGATTCCTGAAGGAGATAATTACCGAATGTTTGGTTGGTTGCCGTTCACCTATAATCATATTCACTCTAACTCAAAAACTTCTTTATCCTGGTTGTTTCCAAAAAGAAAGTTTACGCCTACCACCAATCTTAATGGTGAAGAGCGTGCTCTTGTAGTAACCGGAGAAATGGAAGAAGTGCTGCCAATGGATGTGTACCCTATGCAGCTTATCAAAGCTTGTATGGCCGGTGATATTGAAAAAATGGAAAACCTGGGGATTTACGAAGTAGCTCCGGAAGATTTTGCATTGGTTGAATATGTAAATACATCGAAAATCGAGATTCAGGAAGTAATTAGACTAGGTCTGGATTTAATGATCACCGAAGTAGGTTAA
- a CDS encoding NADH:ubiquinone reductase (Na(+)-transporting) subunit D has product MAKETKFNSAKEEEKKQEMILFLSDSEEKEHFLSKGNRKLLSDPMDDNNPITVQVLGICSALAITVQLEPAVVMAIAVMAVMAFSNMIISMLRNLIPSRIRIIVQLVVVASLVILVDQVLKAYAYDVSKQLSVFIGLIITNCIVMGRLEAFALGNGVYKSFLDGIGNAAGYGLILIIVAFFRELLGSGKLFGFEVLGHKGATLAESTGLYALGYENNGLMLLSPMALIVVGVIIWVQRARNRKLIEAN; this is encoded by the coding sequence ATGGCTAAAGAAACAAAATTCAACTCTGCTAAAGAGGAAGAGAAGAAACAGGAGATGATCCTTTTTCTTTCAGATTCTGAAGAAAAAGAGCATTTTCTGTCTAAAGGAAATAGAAAGTTATTATCAGATCCTATGGATGATAATAACCCAATTACGGTACAGGTTTTAGGTATTTGTTCTGCACTGGCAATTACGGTACAGTTAGAACCGGCAGTTGTTATGGCAATCGCTGTAATGGCAGTAATGGCTTTCAGTAACATGATCATTTCTATGTTGCGTAACCTTATTCCAAGCCGAATTAGAATTATCGTTCAGCTTGTAGTAGTGGCCTCTCTGGTAATTTTAGTAGATCAGGTTCTAAAGGCTTATGCTTATGATGTAAGTAAACAGCTCTCTGTATTTATTGGTCTTATTATTACCAACTGTATTGTAATGGGACGTCTGGAGGCTTTTGCTCTTGGAAATGGTGTTTACAAATCTTTCCTTGATGGTATAGGTAATGCAGCGGGATATGGATTGATTTTGATAATCGTGGCATTTTTCAGAGAGCTTTTAGGTTCCGGGAAATTATTCGGATTTGAAGTGCTGGGTCACAAAGGAGCTACACTTGCTGAATCTACCGGTCTTTATGCTCTAGGTTATGAGAACAACGGATTAATGTTGTTGTCACCAATGGCTCTTATCGTAGTGGGAGTTATTATCTGGGTGCAGCGTGCAAGAAACCGCAAATTAATTGAAGCAAACTAA
- a CDS encoding Na(+)-translocating NADH-quinone reductase subunit F: MPKLDEQELHNLAMNIVGKDLEDNGYEFLGVNSKLKRNPQFVALKDTKLHFVIVRAILYPDDPAAFDPAFMKDIKEHAEKFNARTFYAGVGLANSADYDKPITSDEDYIVNYSGWKEF; encoded by the coding sequence ATGCCAAAATTAGATGAACAGGAATTGCATAATCTCGCAATGAATATCGTGGGGAAAGATCTTGAAGATAACGGTTATGAATTTCTGGGGGTGAATAGCAAGTTAAAAAGAAACCCGCAGTTTGTCGCTTTGAAGGATACCAAGCTGCATTTTGTAATTGTTAGGGCGATATTATATCCCGATGATCCAGCTGCTTTTGATCCTGCCTTTATGAAGGATATTAAAGAACATGCTGAAAAATTTAATGCACGTACATTTTACGCTGGAGTAGGACTGGCCAATTCAGCAGATTATGATAAACCCATTACCAGTGATGAAGATTATATTGTAAATTATTCTGGTTGGAAGGAATTTTAG